The following are encoded in a window of Rhizobium sp. WYJ-E13 genomic DNA:
- a CDS encoding diguanylate cyclase, with protein sequence MNRITLEGKLLFATVIVAFLILVLTASALIPTYESYRSTYDSLLAVERFRQVLEAGTQVSAERGPANDIMAIEPDSSAPATERLRFFRRSSDQALEALDEPFAVDVSSALPGLQKALADTRDQLRKAREAVDRVAATPLGERRPEDVQAAIGEMIEVIETFQAVVDWHVAAFTSRQSELTAPFLTGRMISDMREYGGRAASQIMGPIATRQPLRDSHVTDASRTIGRLLELRTLMQGQKIVSDNDTLSADLMKDVDAIFFGSGLDLVKILIEQGKISGDYSISAVDLTRNYVPTLQPLARLRTIFLNDVVKRYRTQHDTASYRLAVIALITASALAVLLALVRSIRLHMLDPLLTARRQIIALAEGSAMTNLETISKAPEMRSLFEALELLRGKLDERAEYEARLKAQAEKDGLTGVWNRRALEGFGNAPSEREEDVCLMLIDIDHFKTVNDTYGHLTGDAVLIEIASRLQGAMRPTDIVARYGGEEFAVLVSTSDLSNTVDFAEELRSHIQAHFIRDAETGMDLSITVSIGVASGQCGANGWRQLIASADEALYCAKKKGRNRTCVFGDEADRDIVEGALIPFRARRTAAL encoded by the coding sequence ATGAACCGCATCACTCTTGAGGGAAAGCTGCTGTTTGCGACCGTCATCGTCGCCTTTCTCATCCTTGTTCTGACAGCGAGCGCCCTCATTCCGACCTATGAGAGCTACCGTTCGACTTATGACAGTCTGCTTGCAGTGGAACGCTTCCGCCAGGTTTTGGAGGCTGGCACCCAAGTGTCCGCGGAACGTGGCCCGGCCAATGATATCATGGCGATCGAGCCGGACAGCAGCGCCCCGGCAACGGAGCGCCTGAGGTTCTTCCGGCGCAGCAGCGATCAGGCTCTCGAGGCTCTCGACGAGCCGTTTGCCGTCGATGTCTCCTCCGCCCTGCCCGGCCTGCAGAAGGCGCTGGCCGATACCAGGGACCAGCTTCGCAAAGCTCGCGAGGCCGTGGACCGGGTTGCCGCAACGCCGCTTGGCGAGCGCCGGCCGGAGGATGTCCAGGCCGCGATCGGCGAAATGATCGAGGTGATTGAAACCTTCCAGGCTGTCGTCGACTGGCATGTGGCGGCCTTCACGAGCCGCCAATCGGAACTGACTGCTCCGTTCCTGACGGGGCGAATGATCAGCGACATGCGCGAATATGGCGGCCGGGCCGCCTCGCAGATCATGGGGCCGATCGCCACGCGCCAACCGCTCCGCGACAGCCATGTCACCGATGCCAGCCGCACCATCGGCCGGCTTCTGGAATTGCGCACGCTGATGCAAGGCCAGAAGATCGTCAGCGATAACGACACGCTGTCTGCCGACCTCATGAAGGATGTCGATGCGATCTTTTTCGGATCCGGCCTCGACCTCGTGAAGATCCTCATCGAACAAGGCAAGATTTCCGGCGACTATTCGATCTCTGCCGTCGATCTGACGCGCAACTATGTCCCGACGCTGCAGCCGCTGGCGCGGCTGCGCACGATCTTCCTCAACGATGTCGTGAAGCGCTATCGGACCCAGCATGACACGGCCTCCTACCGTCTGGCCGTCATTGCGCTCATCACAGCCTCTGCGCTCGCAGTGCTGCTCGCCCTCGTCCGCTCCATCCGCCTTCATATGCTCGATCCGCTGCTGACGGCGCGCAGACAGATCATCGCGCTTGCCGAGGGCAGCGCCATGACAAACCTTGAGACGATCTCCAAGGCACCGGAGATGCGCAGCCTGTTCGAAGCACTGGAACTGCTGCGCGGCAAGCTTGACGAACGGGCCGAATATGAAGCCCGGCTGAAGGCGCAGGCCGAGAAAGATGGGCTGACCGGCGTCTGGAACCGCCGGGCGCTGGAAGGCTTCGGCAATGCGCCTTCGGAGCGCGAGGAAGATGTCTGCCTGATGCTGATCGACATCGATCACTTCAAGACGGTCAACGATACCTATGGCCATCTGACGGGCGATGCCGTGCTCATCGAAATTGCGTCACGGCTGCAGGGTGCGATGCGGCCGACGGATATCGTGGCGCGCTATGGCGGCGAGGAGTTCGCCGTTCTCGTTTCAACATCGGATCTTTCGAACACCGTGGATTTTGCCGAAGAACTGCGCAGCCACATTCAGGCGCATTTCATCCGCGACGCGGAAACCGGTATGGATCTCTCCATTACCGTCAGCATCGGCGTCGCCTCCGGCCAGTGCGGCGCAAATGGCTGGCGCCAGCTCATCGCATCGGCCGACGAGGCGCTTTACTGCGCCAAGAAGAAGGGACGCAATCGCACCTGTGTTTTCGGAGACGAGGCGGACCGGGATATCGTCGAAGGCGCTCTCATTCCCTTCAGAGCCAGGCGCACCGCTGCGCTTTAG
- a CDS encoding glutamine synthetase family protein → MANKGKEVEQGDPRFEILVVGMNGDLRGKQLPLSAEKKVWAGDIRLPTSTQSLDIWGDDNDDITGLSLTIGDPDGNLIADRRSLAPMPWAPEGSIQVLATMHEFDGSRSFMDPRGILASVVERYAERGLTPVVATELEFYVIEENWRETGVPSPPASLTYRGDPNGFQLYDMSAVDALDDYLRTLRAYAKAMNLPAEATTAEFGPGQFEVNLLHRPDALAAADDCLYLKRVAEQAARRHGLKSTCMAKPYSDHAGSGLHVHASIIDRDGNNILDAAGGEPTLLKSVTAGMLQTMHEAQLVFAPFANSYRRFQPGSFAPTDLTWGTGHRGTAIRIPDTNGPAARIEHRVAGADANPYLLLAAILGGMLLGLDGDLDPGEETTPAYTPPGAKRLTHDFLTAVEIFRQSAFIANIFGDKYQKLYGDTKYKEAITHLRTVSDFDYRTYLARL, encoded by the coding sequence ATGGCGAACAAGGGCAAAGAGGTTGAGCAGGGCGATCCGCGTTTCGAGATCCTTGTTGTCGGTATGAACGGCGATCTGCGCGGCAAACAGCTGCCGCTTTCGGCCGAAAAGAAGGTCTGGGCGGGCGATATCCGCCTGCCGACCTCGACGCAGTCGCTCGATATCTGGGGCGACGACAATGACGATATCACCGGCCTGTCGCTGACGATCGGCGATCCCGATGGCAATCTCATTGCCGATAGGCGCAGCCTTGCGCCGATGCCCTGGGCGCCCGAAGGATCCATCCAGGTGCTCGCCACCATGCACGAATTCGACGGCAGCCGCAGCTTCATGGATCCGCGCGGCATTCTCGCCTCCGTTGTCGAACGTTATGCCGAGCGTGGGCTGACGCCCGTCGTGGCGACGGAATTGGAATTCTACGTGATCGAAGAGAACTGGCGCGAGACGGGCGTGCCCTCGCCGCCTGCAAGCTTGACCTATCGCGGCGATCCGAACGGCTTCCAGCTCTATGACATGAGCGCCGTCGATGCGCTCGACGACTACCTGCGGACCCTGCGCGCCTATGCCAAAGCGATGAACCTGCCGGCGGAGGCGACGACGGCCGAATTCGGTCCCGGCCAGTTCGAAGTGAACCTGCTGCACCGGCCCGATGCCCTGGCGGCCGCCGATGACTGCCTCTACCTGAAGCGCGTTGCCGAGCAGGCGGCACGCAGACACGGGCTGAAATCGACCTGCATGGCCAAACCCTATTCGGATCATGCCGGTTCCGGTCTGCATGTGCATGCGAGCATCATCGACAGGGACGGCAACAATATCCTCGATGCTGCCGGAGGCGAACCGACCCTTCTGAAATCGGTGACGGCAGGCATGCTGCAGACCATGCATGAGGCGCAGCTCGTCTTTGCGCCCTTCGCCAATTCCTACCGCCGGTTCCAGCCTGGCTCCTTTGCGCCGACCGACCTCACCTGGGGCACCGGACATCGCGGCACGGCAATTCGCATTCCTGATACAAACGGGCCAGCGGCGCGCATCGAGCATCGCGTGGCGGGTGCCGATGCCAATCCCTACCTGCTGCTGGCGGCCATCCTCGGCGGCATGCTGCTCGGTCTCGACGGCGATCTCGATCCCGGCGAGGAAACGACGCCCGCCTATACCCCACCGGGCGCGAAGCGGCTGACGCATGATTTCCTGACGGCGGTCGAGATCTTCCGGCAGTCGGCCTTCATCGCCAATATCTTCGGCGACAAGTATCAAAAGTTGTATGGCGATACGAAGTACAAGGAAGCAATAACGCACCTGCGCACCGTGTCGGATTTCGACTATCGCACATATCTCGCGCGCCTGTAG
- a CDS encoding aspartate aminotransferase family protein — protein MSDTYPLSNLAAIDAAHHLHPFSDMKKLNADGTRIIERGEGVHIFDNNGKKYLDGFAGLWCVNIGYGRKEIADAVARQMNELPYYNTFFGTTSPSTTLLAEKVTSKAGPRFNHIFFTGSGSEANDTWFRMARVYWAAVGKPSKKMVIARRNGYHGSTVAGASLGGMKYMHEQGDLPIPGIVHIGQPYWYGEGGDLSPAEFGLKVARELDAKIDELGEENVAAFVAEPIQGAAGVIIPPETYWPEIDRICKARNVLLVTDEVICGFGRLGEWFGHQYFGVEPDFAPIAKGLSSGYLPIGGVLVSDRIADVLINDVGDFNHGFTYSGHPVCAAAALENLRIIEEEKLVERVRDDIGPYFAKKWAALADHDFVGEAQSIGLMGGLQLAADKKTRTRFEKPDPIGSLVRNHALANGLVLRATGDRMLASPPLVIRHEEVDEMASIAKIALDAAWKELRG, from the coding sequence ATGTCCGATACTTACCCGCTGTCCAACCTCGCAGCCATCGATGCCGCCCACCATCTGCATCCCTTCTCCGACATGAAGAAGCTGAATGCCGACGGCACGCGCATCATCGAGCGCGGCGAGGGCGTGCATATTTTCGATAACAACGGCAAAAAGTATCTCGATGGCTTCGCCGGCCTCTGGTGCGTCAATATCGGCTATGGCCGCAAGGAAATCGCCGATGCCGTCGCGCGTCAGATGAACGAGCTCCCCTACTACAACACCTTCTTCGGCACGACGTCACCGTCGACCACGCTGCTCGCGGAGAAGGTGACGTCCAAGGCTGGCCCGCGCTTCAACCATATCTTCTTCACCGGCTCCGGCTCGGAAGCGAACGACACCTGGTTCCGCATGGCCCGCGTCTATTGGGCAGCCGTCGGCAAGCCCTCGAAGAAGATGGTGATTGCGCGGCGCAACGGCTATCACGGCTCGACGGTTGCCGGCGCCAGCCTCGGCGGCATGAAATACATGCACGAGCAGGGCGACCTGCCAATCCCTGGCATCGTCCATATCGGCCAGCCCTATTGGTATGGCGAGGGTGGCGATCTTTCTCCCGCCGAATTCGGCCTGAAGGTCGCCCGCGAGCTGGACGCCAAGATCGATGAGTTGGGCGAGGAGAATGTCGCCGCCTTCGTCGCCGAGCCGATCCAGGGTGCGGCTGGTGTGATCATTCCGCCGGAGACCTACTGGCCGGAGATCGACCGCATCTGCAAGGCGCGCAATGTCCTGCTCGTGACGGACGAAGTCATCTGCGGCTTCGGCCGCCTCGGCGAATGGTTCGGCCATCAATATTTCGGCGTCGAGCCGGATTTTGCTCCGATCGCCAAAGGGCTTTCCTCGGGTTACCTGCCGATCGGCGGCGTGCTCGTCAGCGATCGCATCGCCGACGTGCTGATCAACGATGTCGGCGATTTCAACCACGGCTTCACCTATTCCGGCCATCCGGTCTGCGCTGCCGCCGCGCTCGAAAATCTGCGCATCATCGAGGAGGAGAAACTGGTGGAGCGCGTGCGCGACGATATCGGCCCCTATTTCGCAAAGAAATGGGCCGCGCTCGCCGATCATGATTTCGTCGGCGAGGCGCAAAGCATCGGCCTGATGGGCGGTCTGCAGCTTGCCGCCGACAAGAAGACCCGCACCCGTTTCGAAAAGCCCGATCCGATCGGCTCGCTGGTGCGCAATCACGCTCTCGCAAACGGCCTCGTGCTGCGCGCCACCGGCGACCGCATGCTGGCCTCACCGCCGCTCGTCATCCGTCACGAGGAAGTGGACGAGATGGCCAGCATCGCCAAGATCGCGCTGGACGCAGCCTGGAAGGAACTCCGCGGCTAG
- a CDS encoding phosphotriesterase, with product MKQIYTTLGPKRREELGMILPHEHVFVDLRTPDRPGYAKAEVDDVVALMVPQIEAIKRQGISLLVECTTGGVGRRADIDLAVSKAANFPIVVPTGNYREPWIPSWVAEASDVDLEQWMVAELTEGIEDTGVLAGWIKLSAGDDGITPLEARILRAAARASVRTGAVIGSHTIRGRVVMEQLDILQSEGCAAERFISIHTQEEKDFQLHKALVERGAWIEYDHVGRAPDEDVVALIMDALEAGLGKRLLISHDLGWYDPAQPGGGTPRPYTHLVESLLPMLEIAGASRDTVRQLTEANPFDAFAR from the coding sequence ATGAAGCAGATCTACACCACTCTGGGACCAAAACGCCGCGAAGAACTCGGCATGATTCTTCCGCACGAGCATGTGTTTGTCGATCTCCGAACCCCCGACCGGCCCGGCTACGCCAAGGCGGAGGTAGACGATGTCGTGGCGCTGATGGTCCCACAAATAGAGGCAATCAAAAGACAAGGCATTTCACTGCTCGTCGAATGCACCACAGGGGGCGTTGGAAGACGTGCAGATATTGATCTTGCCGTATCGAAGGCCGCCAACTTTCCGATCGTCGTGCCGACCGGCAACTATCGCGAACCATGGATACCCAGCTGGGTAGCAGAAGCCAGCGACGTCGATCTCGAACAATGGATGGTGGCTGAGCTTACCGAGGGCATCGAAGATACCGGCGTGCTAGCCGGATGGATAAAACTGAGCGCCGGCGACGATGGCATTACGCCACTGGAGGCCCGCATCCTGCGTGCAGCCGCAAGAGCATCCGTGCGAACCGGTGCGGTCATCGGCTCGCACACGATCCGGGGAAGGGTCGTGATGGAGCAGCTGGACATCCTTCAGTCAGAAGGTTGCGCAGCCGAGCGGTTCATATCCATTCATACCCAGGAGGAAAAGGACTTCCAGCTTCACAAGGCACTGGTGGAACGCGGCGCGTGGATCGAATACGACCACGTCGGCAGGGCACCGGATGAAGACGTGGTTGCGCTGATAATGGATGCCCTTGAAGCAGGATTGGGCAAGCGTCTTTTGATAAGCCACGATCTCGGCTGGTATGATCCGGCGCAACCGGGTGGCGGGACCCCGAGGCCTTATACGCACCTTGTCGAGAGTCTTCTGCCAATGCTTGAGATCGCGGGCGCGAGCAGGGACACGGTGCGCCAACTCACAGAGGCCAATCCTTTCGACGCATTCGCACGCTAG